From Spirochaetales bacterium, one genomic window encodes:
- the prfB gene encoding peptide chain release factor 2, with protein MAFTTISRKPGGIFDFDELREEVKKLEEETTNPDLWQDRERAEVILSKLKKKKTRLQRWESVRNEFQSLRELYELACDEQDESLEKEISHALNRIDKEYKSARIFEFLSDKHDDASTFLTIHSGAGGTEACDWVSMLFRMYIRWAERHGYKTEIIDILEAEGGIKSVLLEVSGEYAHGYLKTETGIHRLVRISPFDSNKRRHTSFASVFTTPVIDDDIEVDIRAEDLRIDTYRAAGAGGQHVNKTDSAVRITHIPTGIVAQCQNERSQHKNKSMALKVLKSRLYEHYMEEREKERAEKEQQKKDIAWGNQIRSYVFQPYTLVKDHRTKHETGNIQAVMDGEIDDFIEEYLKFMVSGQKV; from the coding sequence ATAGCCTTCACCACGATATCGAGGAAGCCTGGAGGTATCTTTGACTTCGATGAGTTGAGAGAAGAAGTCAAAAAACTCGAAGAGGAAACGACCAATCCGGATCTATGGCAGGACCGGGAACGGGCGGAAGTGATACTGTCAAAACTCAAAAAGAAAAAAACCAGGCTTCAGCGTTGGGAGAGTGTGAGAAACGAATTCCAGTCACTCAGGGAATTGTATGAACTTGCCTGCGACGAACAGGACGAGTCGCTGGAAAAGGAGATAAGCCATGCGCTCAATCGTATCGACAAAGAATATAAATCCGCCCGTATTTTCGAATTCTTGAGCGATAAACATGACGATGCATCGACCTTTCTCACGATTCATTCGGGTGCCGGCGGTACCGAAGCGTGTGACTGGGTGAGTATGCTTTTTCGGATGTATATCCGGTGGGCCGAACGCCACGGCTATAAAACGGAGATTATCGATATACTGGAAGCGGAAGGCGGAATTAAGAGTGTCCTCCTCGAGGTAAGCGGCGAATACGCCCATGGATATCTTAAAACCGAAACCGGCATTCACCGTCTTGTAAGGATTTCCCCCTTTGATTCGAATAAACGGCGCCACACCTCATTCGCGTCCGTCTTCACCACCCCCGTCATCGATGATGATATCGAGGTCGATATACGGGCGGAAGACCTCAGAATCGATACCTATCGTGCTGCCGGTGCGGGAGGACAGCACGTCAACAAGACCGATTCAGCCGTCCGGATCACCCATATCCCGACGGGAATCGTCGCCCAGTGCCAGAACGAGAGAAGCCAGCACAAGAACAAATCGATGGCGTTAAAGGTACTGAAATCGAGGCTTTACGAACATTATATGGAAGAAAGGGAAAAAGAAAGGGCCGAGAAGGAACAACAAAAAAAGGATATTGCCTGGGGAAATCAGATACGTTCGTATGTTTTTCAACCCTATACCCTTGTCAAGGATCACCGCACGAAGCATGAAACAGGAAACATACAGGCGGTGATGGATGGGGAGATTGACGATTTTATCGAGGAATATCTCAAATTTATGGTCAGCGGGCAGAAGGTGTAG
- a CDS encoding CRISPR-associated protein Cas2, with amino-acid sequence MFVAVSCDFSNEDHRDHVSDLLIQYGFKQVMEGLFESTTIPESHLARLKKDIDSETDSYDIIRIYQYPFEDTLVISALERKKWRKMRIVV; translated from the coding sequence ATGTTTGTAGCAGTTTCCTGTGATTTTTCAAACGAAGATCATAGAGATCATGTTTCCGATCTGCTCATACAATATGGATTCAAACAGGTGATGGAAGGCCTTTTTGAATCAACGACGATTCCGGAATCTCATCTGGCGAGACTCAAGAAAGATATTGATTCTGAAACGGATTCGTATGATATTATCCGTATATATCAATACCCTTTTGAAGATACCCTTGTCATTTCCGCCCTTGAAAGAAAAAAATGGCGCAAGATGAGAATCGTGGTATAG
- a CDS encoding zf-TFIIB domain-containing protein: protein MAFTSEPESLSCINCPSEKMEKVQCEKTITIDRCPRCGGIWLDKGELIDLFTVSDFYIKHLDTSEQKTVEMKEGNRQCPRCRIALQHMKNNKAPEVNIDRCPTCKGVWLDRGELTKLAKLYAR, encoded by the coding sequence ATGGCTTTCACATCGGAACCGGAGTCGCTTTCCTGTATTAATTGTCCTTCCGAAAAAATGGAGAAAGTGCAGTGTGAAAAAACAATCACGATCGACCGGTGCCCCCGGTGCGGCGGCATATGGCTCGATAAGGGAGAACTTATCGATCTCTTCACAGTAAGTGATTTCTATATCAAACATCTCGATACATCGGAACAAAAAACCGTCGAAATGAAAGAAGGGAACAGGCAATGCCCCCGCTGCCGTATCGCATTGCAGCACATGAAAAACAACAAAGCCCCGGAGGTCAACATCGACCGCTGTCCGACCTGCAAAGGCGTCTGGCTCGACCGGGGTGAACTCACTAAACTCGCAAAACTTTACGCGCGGTGA
- a CDS encoding SLBB domain-containing protein — MGKKLAVWLLFLLSTQGLHAEENDIPDFNSDFRAFTDAPDAKVLLAVSTAAYPVTPGDVYQLVYMDSQGLRSLEMIVSGDYSVNLTLFGKINAENLTYTRLQKKIEEIIQHAYPGSGPQLILQSTGMFQVFLQGEVEKDDFVGCWGLSRLSDILQGKTTPYASFRNVAVISKDGTNREYDLFGAVRAGKVEQNPFLRPGDTVIVKKAGRRVTVHGEVRRPGTYQPLPGEGLRELIGFYADGYTGQAGPEAIRITRYNTQTGGGARTLYYNGSDISTTEVTIEDMDDVFVPARKEMLHVAYFEGALMLPEKGEADGASQAFPTGKYIHRFAPGERLSTAVSRIADRLVFSADLKSAYIIRESEEKPIPVNLEALLYTDSPDEDIELNPFDRIIIPFKQFFVTVSGAVFLPGRYPYVPDRDYRYYIEMAGGSDPAKNLNNTVRIADADNVKQPSDRVIRPEDRIFVEYNNPLYHINQWAVFISAAVSVTALVFSIVQISK, encoded by the coding sequence ATGGGGAAAAAACTAGCCGTATGGCTGCTCTTTCTTTTATCGACACAGGGGCTCCATGCCGAAGAAAATGATATCCCTGATTTTAATTCGGATTTTCGGGCTTTTACGGATGCGCCGGATGCAAAGGTACTGCTTGCCGTCTCGACGGCGGCATATCCGGTGACACCGGGGGATGTGTATCAGCTTGTCTATATGGATTCACAGGGATTGCGGTCGCTGGAGATGATCGTGTCGGGGGATTATTCGGTAAATCTGACGCTTTTCGGGAAAATAAATGCGGAAAATCTTACCTATACCAGGCTGCAGAAGAAAATCGAAGAGATAATTCAACATGCGTATCCGGGAAGCGGTCCCCAGCTTATTCTTCAGTCAACGGGTATGTTTCAGGTATTTTTACAGGGTGAAGTGGAAAAGGACGATTTTGTCGGCTGCTGGGGGCTGTCGAGGCTTTCGGATATATTGCAGGGAAAGACTACCCCCTATGCGTCATTCAGAAATGTGGCCGTCATTTCAAAAGACGGTACGAACAGGGAATATGATCTGTTCGGCGCAGTCAGGGCCGGTAAGGTGGAACAGAATCCGTTTCTGAGACCCGGCGATACCGTTATCGTAAAAAAGGCCGGGCGGCGGGTTACCGTTCATGGTGAAGTAAGGCGGCCGGGTACCTATCAGCCGCTGCCGGGCGAAGGGCTACGGGAACTGATCGGTTTTTATGCGGACGGATATACCGGGCAGGCCGGCCCTGAAGCGATACGTATCACCCGCTATAACACCCAAACGGGCGGGGGAGCGCGCACGTTGTATTATAACGGGTCCGATATATCAACGACAGAGGTGACGATTGAGGATATGGACGATGTGTTTGTGCCGGCAAGGAAGGAAATGCTTCATGTCGCTTATTTTGAGGGGGCCCTGATGCTGCCGGAAAAGGGGGAAGCGGACGGGGCATCGCAGGCATTCCCTACCGGCAAATATATCCACCGGTTCGCACCCGGTGAACGTCTTTCCACCGCCGTCAGCAGGATTGCCGACCGTCTTGTTTTCTCCGCAGACCTGAAAAGCGCCTATATTATCAGGGAAAGCGAGGAAAAACCGATTCCCGTGAATCTTGAGGCCCTTCTTTATACGGATTCCCCCGATGAGGATATTGAACTCAATCCTTTTGACAGGATAATCATCCCGTTCAAGCAATTTTTTGTGACGGTAAGCGGGGCGGTTTTTCTTCCCGGCAGGTATCCGTATGTGCCGGACAGGGACTACCGCTATTACATCGAGATGGCCGGGGGCAGCGACCCGGCGAAAAACCTCAATAACACGGTCCGTATCGCGGATGCCGACAATGTGAAACAGCCGTCGGACAGGGTGATCCGGCCGGAAGACAGAATTTTTGTCGAGTACAACAATCCCCTCTATCATATCAACCAGTGGGCGGTCTTTATCAGCGCGGCCGTGTCGGTAACGGCCCTGGTCTTCAGCATCGTGCAGATTTCGAAATAG
- a CDS encoding sugar transferase, with protein sequence MAGRFYKFFVLLLAHIVMTLFFFFICLSIIPVVLRSRPEQQLILFSFHAFYCLLYFVLLWKDLYSRSSTMFFSPRTWSLIVKNLFLSTSFMALVMFLTYSADVIFTLSIFRAGFFRIVAVIFIVDMCCSVLLHFFQFGWIRLLVEQGYLKKNVIIIGKPDRRFPVSRFFSESYGTKIYKGNIYGNESGWFFSDRDKRERKITLEDIPHLLWKEIIGEVLIFIGREISDVHIYMLAKFCRDNSIAYSIVPDIEKLMEKDFWNNPFSYIPVIEHWESMRDSLTLITCKRFIDLILVSFSLLIAIPIGLIIAVIIKCEDGGPVFYISRRVGKNGKVIKFYKFRSMVVDADKRKRELLQLNRRKDGPLFKIDNDPRETKTGRILRRFSLDELPQLINVLRGDISLVGPRPHLVDEVALYTSRDRLRLECFPGITCYPQIFGNTAISFRKVVDLDLSYRRKWSLFLDMKILASSLKVSLFQ encoded by the coding sequence ATGGCAGGGCGTTTTTATAAATTTTTTGTGTTGCTTCTCGCACATATCGTAATGACGCTGTTTTTCTTTTTCATCTGCCTTTCGATTATTCCGGTGGTGCTGCGGTCACGGCCGGAGCAGCAATTGATCCTCTTTTCCTTTCATGCGTTCTATTGCCTGCTTTATTTTGTTTTACTCTGGAAGGATCTTTACAGCCGGAGCTCGACGATGTTCTTCAGTCCCCGGACATGGAGCCTTATCGTAAAGAACCTTTTTCTTTCCACAAGCTTTATGGCCCTCGTCATGTTTCTCACCTATTCGGCGGATGTCATTTTTACGCTTTCGATATTCAGGGCCGGTTTTTTCAGGATAGTTGCCGTTATTTTCATAGTCGATATGTGCTGCTCGGTTCTTCTGCATTTTTTCCAGTTCGGATGGATACGGCTGCTTGTCGAACAGGGGTATCTGAAAAAGAATGTCATCATCATCGGAAAGCCGGACAGGAGATTTCCCGTTTCGCGGTTTTTCTCCGAATCCTACGGGACGAAGATATATAAAGGAAATATCTATGGAAACGAGTCGGGCTGGTTTTTTTCGGATCGGGACAAAAGGGAAAGGAAGATAACGCTGGAAGATATTCCGCACCTCCTCTGGAAAGAGATTATCGGCGAAGTCCTCATTTTTATCGGCAGGGAAATAAGCGATGTCCACATTTATATGCTCGCGAAGTTTTGCAGGGACAACAGTATCGCCTACAGTATCGTGCCCGATATTGAAAAGCTCATGGAGAAAGATTTCTGGAACAATCCTTTCTCATACATACCGGTTATCGAACATTGGGAAAGCATGAGGGACTCGCTTACCCTTATCACATGCAAACGCTTTATCGACCTCATTCTGGTTTCCTTTTCATTACTCATCGCTATCCCGATCGGTCTTATTATCGCGGTGATCATCAAATGCGAGGATGGCGGCCCTGTTTTTTATATAAGCAGGAGAGTCGGTAAAAACGGAAAAGTAATCAAATTTTACAAATTCAGATCCATGGTTGTCGATGCCGACAAAAGGAAACGGGAACTCCTTCAGCTTAACCGGCGCAAGGACGGGCCGCTTTTCAAAATCGACAATGATCCCCGCGAAACAAAAACAGGCAGGATTCTCAGGCGGTTCAGTCTTGACGAATTGCCGCAGTTGATCAATGTACTCAGGGGAGATATTTCCCTTGTCGGTCCCCGTCCCCACCTCGTCGATGAAGTCGCGTTGTATACCTCCCGCGACCGGCTGCGGCTTGAATGTTTTCCCGGTATCACCTGTTATCCGCAGATTTTCGGAAACACGGCAATAAGTTTCAGAAAGGTCGTGGATCTGGACCTTTCCTATCGAAGAAAATGGTCGCTTTTTCTCGATATGAAGATACTGGCATCGAGTCTCAAAGTGTCGCTTTTTCAATAA
- a CDS encoding oligosaccharide flippase family protein, producing the protein MKQKELVRDIFKTTALVIAGKSVGFLVPFIIGALFGISGDMDAFFFTYGLLFYISIIFSSTIAMVIVPYVAEARSTGGDIGKFVGSLLVSITLLILLLSLIIIPLLHPVLGLVTQFNKESLRLIFVLYIEMIPLVLLIVYAGVFDGILNAYKKFDAPALSPALRAVVLIVVMFLFQGTIGIHAIVLGYITGELFRLAVLVVMVKINKLFTFRFSFFPDVRLKEFFRKAGFQLIGVLSINLNSLIDKTMASWLDEGSVSILYYGDRLFMVPANIIMTGLGVALLSHWSEQYYSGEKNRLRHQVNRTALRVCLVIIPPLLLLMFFHRELAMFVFGFSNFSDHDILLIARVFFLYVIGLLPYVASQIYARGHIVMKKTRIIMIGSLLLSCLNVCFNVVFMNIIGVEGLALSTSIVSVAGFIFFILTFRYTH; encoded by the coding sequence GTGAAACAAAAAGAACTTGTCCGTGATATTTTTAAAACGACAGCACTCGTGATCGCCGGCAAATCCGTCGGCTTTCTTGTTCCTTTTATAATAGGGGCGCTTTTCGGTATAAGCGGCGATATGGATGCTTTCTTTTTCACTTATGGTTTGCTTTTCTATATATCGATTATTTTTTCTTCGACTATCGCCATGGTTATTGTCCCGTATGTCGCGGAAGCGCGGTCAACAGGCGGCGATATCGGAAAATTTGTCGGTTCTCTTCTGGTTTCCATAACATTGTTGATCCTTCTTTTGAGTCTGATAATTATTCCTTTGCTACATCCGGTACTCGGTCTGGTCACACAATTCAACAAGGAATCATTACGGCTTATTTTCGTGTTATATATTGAAATGATCCCGTTGGTTCTCCTGATCGTCTATGCCGGTGTTTTTGACGGTATTTTGAACGCATACAAGAAGTTTGACGCACCCGCCCTTTCTCCGGCCCTCCGTGCGGTCGTTCTCATCGTCGTTATGTTTCTGTTTCAGGGTACCATAGGTATTCATGCTATCGTGCTCGGCTATATAACAGGCGAGTTGTTTCGCCTTGCCGTTCTGGTGGTCATGGTAAAAATAAACAAACTCTTTACATTTCGTTTTTCTTTTTTCCCCGACGTCCGGTTGAAAGAGTTCTTTCGCAAAGCGGGGTTCCAGCTTATTGGTGTGCTGTCAATCAATCTAAACTCATTAATCGATAAAACGATGGCCTCCTGGCTTGATGAGGGGAGTGTTTCAATTCTCTACTACGGCGACCGGCTTTTTATGGTCCCCGCCAATATCATCATGACGGGACTCGGCGTCGCATTGCTTTCCCATTGGAGTGAACAATACTATTCGGGTGAAAAAAACAGGTTACGGCATCAGGTGAACAGAACCGCACTGCGCGTGTGTTTGGTGATCATTCCACCCTTGCTTTTGTTGATGTTTTTTCACAGGGAACTGGCTATGTTTGTTTTCGGATTCAGTAATTTCAGCGATCATGACATACTGCTTATTGCAAGGGTATTTTTCTTGTATGTCATCGGGCTTCTTCCCTACGTCGCTTCCCAGATTTATGCCAGGGGCCATATCGTTATGAAAAAAACCAGAATCATCATGATCGGTTCGCTATTGTTATCCTGTTTAAATGTCTGTTTTAATGTTGTGTTTATGAATATAATCGGTGTGGAGGGACTGGCCTTGTCGACAAGTATCGTGTCTGTAGCCGGATTTATATTCTTTATATTGACATTCAGGTATACCCATTGA
- a CDS encoding substrate-binding domain-containing protein, with translation MKKKSVKKNRTAIGFFVTKLDYEYQKEIWRGICDEAVCRDIDIICFPGEIIQSKYRFESQANVIYQLAGRENVDGIIILASTIGQCITKDELYHFIRSYQALPVVSIGLTFENVPSVIAENKTGLFSLIEHLITGHRCRKFAFISGPRGHQEAEERFNVFRDVLANHGIPFDDRQYIQGDFLEDSGKQAVDTLMNTLKGNVDAIVAANDSMAIGVLEALQARGISVPKDIIVTGYDNIRESQNYTPPLTTVNQPIYTLGQKALQLIAGIVGNEKTPPNIVLPSHAVIRQSCGCFSHIAKQVFINDTATSGVSFSEDFLSYKDDIIEECSDILNKNPMSHLTDDQFKEQVRGLIVSFYNDMKNPNSEALLSMLNTILHDSVIKGIEVTYWHEIISLIRKYVLRFNLSREALIKAENICEQARVLIGDTSRRYQAYIRIQLVKRTDRLREVGNTLISNFDLDKLSDVLVTSLSALQIRQCYLALYRHESKVPDTARLFLAYKSGKPLVIKGKNRSYKSRTILPPGLSYNEHRCTMILEPLYFQYDQFGFLFCEMFPDEPVIFDTLRQQISITLKGAFLLEEIKQYAGNLEKQVAKRTRDLTISNRQLEEEIQLRKKVEESLKESEKNLRAITEATPIPLVIIRMNDGHILYANKPFCKTFGIKSEYDKEISLQDFLYDREFMKELHHKLRKENHLSNVEIPVHNTDGHDFWVISSFQKMIFKGERCILAGFYDLTERRKLEREVLEVIGNERRRIGQDLHDDICQDMVGIGAIASVIENQLIKVDPQKAEKASYLRQLIKNTIIKTKSLAKGLYPAELEYSGLIEMLKELASSVQVQFKISCHIIFDIKVEIEDNLLNLHLYRIVQESVTNAVQHGKPSHIEITINSMYDKVELVVTDNGIGIPKKYESSGGMGIRSMRYRANVVGGKLNIKKNRGGGTTVTCIIPRKK, from the coding sequence ATGAAAAAAAAATCCGTGAAAAAAAACCGTACAGCCATTGGATTCTTTGTCACGAAACTGGATTATGAATACCAGAAGGAGATATGGCGGGGAATTTGCGACGAAGCCGTATGCCGGGATATCGACATCATCTGTTTTCCCGGTGAAATCATACAGTCGAAATACCGTTTCGAATCGCAGGCAAACGTCATCTATCAACTCGCCGGCAGGGAGAATGTCGACGGTATTATCATCCTGGCAAGCACGATCGGTCAATGTATCACAAAGGACGAACTCTATCACTTTATCAGATCCTATCAAGCCCTCCCCGTCGTGAGTATCGGTTTGACCTTCGAGAATGTCCCGAGCGTCATTGCGGAAAACAAAACCGGCCTGTTCAGCCTCATCGAACACCTCATCACCGGCCATCGCTGTCGAAAGTTCGCATTCATATCCGGTCCCCGGGGGCATCAGGAGGCCGAAGAACGCTTCAACGTCTTTAGGGACGTACTCGCCAACCACGGCATCCCGTTTGATGACAGGCAATACATACAGGGGGACTTTCTTGAAGACTCGGGGAAACAGGCCGTCGACACCCTTATGAACACACTCAAAGGAAACGTGGATGCGATTGTCGCGGCAAACGATTCAATGGCGATCGGTGTGCTCGAAGCCCTGCAGGCAAGGGGTATCAGCGTACCGAAAGACATCATTGTAACCGGGTATGATAATATCAGGGAAAGCCAGAATTACACCCCCCCGTTAACGACGGTAAACCAGCCTATTTACACGTTGGGACAAAAGGCATTGCAGCTCATCGCCGGAATCGTCGGGAACGAAAAGACCCCGCCGAACATCGTCCTCCCCTCACACGCTGTTATACGCCAATCCTGCGGCTGCTTTTCACATATCGCAAAACAGGTTTTCATCAATGATACGGCGACAAGCGGCGTTTCTTTCTCCGAGGACTTCCTTTCCTACAAAGACGATATCATCGAAGAATGTTCGGATATACTAAACAAGAATCCGATGTCACATCTTACCGACGATCAGTTCAAAGAACAGGTCCGCGGCCTTATCGTTTCCTTCTATAACGATATGAAAAACCCGAACTCCGAGGCTTTATTGTCCATGCTGAATACCATCCTGCATGATTCTGTTATCAAGGGAATCGAGGTGACCTACTGGCACGAGATTATATCGCTTATCCGCAAATACGTGCTCAGATTCAATCTCTCGAGGGAAGCATTGATAAAGGCGGAAAACATTTGCGAACAGGCAAGGGTCCTTATCGGCGATACTTCCCGCCGGTATCAGGCATATATCCGCATCCAGCTGGTGAAACGGACGGACCGGCTGCGCGAAGTGGGGAATACACTGATTTCCAACTTCGATCTCGACAAGCTTTCGGACGTTCTGGTCACCTCACTTTCGGCTTTACAGATACGTCAATGCTACCTCGCACTCTACCGGCACGAATCCAAGGTGCCCGATACCGCACGGCTTTTTCTTGCCTATAAAAGCGGAAAGCCGCTTGTCATTAAAGGGAAAAACCGGTCATATAAAAGCAGGACGATTCTCCCGCCCGGCCTCTCCTATAACGAACACCGTTGTACAATGATCCTGGAACCACTCTATTTTCAATATGATCAATTCGGGTTCCTTTTCTGCGAGATGTTTCCGGATGAACCGGTCATATTCGATACCCTGCGGCAGCAAATAAGCATCACCCTCAAGGGTGCTTTCCTGCTGGAAGAGATAAAGCAATATGCGGGAAATCTCGAAAAACAGGTCGCGAAACGAACCAGGGACCTCACCATATCGAACAGGCAACTCGAAGAAGAGATACAACTGAGAAAAAAAGTGGAAGAAAGTCTGAAAGAAAGCGAGAAAAACCTGCGCGCCATTACGGAAGCGACCCCTATCCCCCTCGTGATTATCCGCATGAACGACGGGCACATTCTTTACGCGAACAAGCCCTTCTGCAAGACCTTCGGCATTAAAAGCGAATACGATAAAGAAATCAGTCTTCAGGATTTTCTGTATGACAGGGAGTTCATGAAAGAACTGCATCATAAATTACGTAAAGAAAATCACCTTTCAAACGTTGAAATTCCGGTCCATAACACCGACGGTCACGATTTCTGGGTTATTTCGTCGTTTCAGAAGATGATTTTCAAAGGCGAGCGATGCATCCTTGCCGGGTTTTATGATCTTACCGAACGCCGGAAACTCGAACGGGAAGTGCTCGAGGTAATCGGAAATGAAAGAAGAAGAATCGGCCAGGACCTTCATGACGATATTTGTCAGGACATGGTGGGAATCGGTGCAATTGCAAGTGTCATCGAGAACCAACTGATAAAAGTGGATCCCCAAAAAGCGGAAAAAGCGAGCTACCTTCGGCAATTGATAAAAAACACCATCATCAAAACAAAGTCATTGGCAAAAGGCCTTTATCCGGCTGAACTCGAATACAGTGGTCTTATTGAAATGCTCAAGGAACTGGCCTCAAGCGTTCAGGTGCAATTTAAAATATCCTGCCATATAATATTTGACATTAAGGTTGAAATCGAGGATAATCTCCTTAATTTACATCTGTATCGGATCGTTCAGGAATCGGTGACAAATGCGGTGCAGCACGGAAAGCCTTCACATATCGAAATAACGATCAATTCCATGTATGATAAAGTGGAGCTTGTCGTCACGGATAACGGTATCGGAATTCCAAAGAAATATGAATCGTCGGGGGGAATGGGGATACGAAGCATGCGATACAGAGCGAATGTTGTCGGAGGTAAATTGAACATTAAAAAAAACCGGGGAGGGGGGACAACGGTAACATGCATTATCCCAAGAAAAAAATAA
- a CDS encoding response regulator transcription factor, whose product MLRKKIKFIVIDDHPISREGLVYLINNEKDFSVVAEASSAEEALKIIKDREVDFALVDISLKGINGLQLIRKLTHAYPNLKILVVSMHDETLYGERAIDTGADGYIMKEETSHKVLKAIRQILSGNIYVSDAMKQRVSLGIMKKKQTLGSSIVDKLSDREFEIFQLIAKGMGPALIAKKLNMSVKTVETHRNNIKIKFNLSTAYELREFAINWFQNKYG is encoded by the coding sequence ATGTTACGGAAAAAAATTAAGTTTATCGTTATCGACGACCATCCTATTTCACGTGAAGGTCTCGTTTACCTTATCAACAATGAAAAGGATTTTTCCGTCGTCGCAGAGGCAAGCAGTGCTGAAGAAGCACTGAAAATCATCAAAGACAGGGAAGTCGATTTTGCCCTGGTAGATATCTCGCTCAAAGGGATCAATGGCCTGCAACTCATACGAAAATTGACGCACGCCTATCCGAACCTGAAAATTCTCGTTGTCTCGATGCATGATGAAACCCTCTACGGGGAGCGGGCGATCGATACCGGAGCGGACGGATATATCATGAAAGAGGAGACCTCACACAAGGTGTTGAAAGCGATCCGTCAAATCCTCTCCGGCAATATATATGTCAGTGACGCGATGAAGCAGCGGGTTTCACTCGGTATCATGAAAAAAAAACAGACCCTTGGCTCGAGTATTGTCGATAAACTGAGTGACCGTGAATTCGAGATATTCCAGCTTATTGCGAAAGGCATGGGTCCGGCACTGATCGCCAAAAAACTTAATATGAGTGTTAAAACGGTCGAAACCCACAGAAACAACATAAAAATTAAGTTCAATCTTTCAACTGCCTACGAGCTGCGGGAGTTTGCCATCAACTGGTTTCAAAACAAATACGGATGA